The window GGCAGATTCATTTGGATAAAAAATCATAATTTTATCATCGAAATTTTCAAGAAATTGCACCAGAAAAACAATAAAGCATTTTTACTTCTTGTCGGAGCCGGAGATACATCAGAGATAACTCAAAAATTATCTTCATATAAATTAGACGGATGTTATAAAATTTTGTCCAATAGAACTGACGTACCCGAATTACTGTTATGTATGGACACCTTTTTATTCCCTTCATATTTTGAAGGGCTTCCCATAGCTTGCATTGAAGCTCAAGCAATGGGACTTAGATGTCTCATTTCCCAAACAATAACAAAGGACGTTTTCTTCAGTCAGATGGCAATTCCGGCCAACATTGAAGATTCCGCTGATAAATGGGTCGAGATGATTTTAAACAAAGAATATACAGGAACTTATACAAACGATATTGAAAAATTCAACATAAAAAACGTTATGAAGGACCTAATTAGAATATATTCATCAAGCACTAATTTTCATCAAGAAAACTAGTGTCGAGCCATGCCATTATAGACACTCACAAAAATTTTCACACACTTATTCAGCCAAGAGAACAACACTCTTGGCATTTTTTTTGGAGAATTCGCCATTGTAAGAATTAAGCCAACAATCGGACTTCCCAAATATTCTCTTTGATAACTTGACGACATCGCCACAGTTTCAACATCCCAAGAATTTTGTGGAGACGCAACAACTGCTTGGATTTGTTCTTGGGCAAGACCTGCTTTTACAGATTTCCAAAACTCTTCTTTTTTTAGAAGATTGGTTTCCGGGCCAAAACTTTGCGCACAAGCAAAATAATGAATCAAAACTGCTTCAGCAAAATATTTTATAGAAAAACTTATTTGAGCATTATAAGTATGAGGCAAGTGTTTAACAAGTCCATCAAATTCAAAATTTGTTTGATTCAACGATTGTTGATCCGTAAAAATCCCATGAGAGCAACACTCCTTCCATAAGGAATTCCAACGTTTAGAAAACTCATGAGATTTTGGAGTGTCTTTCATAAAAAGAACACCACCATTTATAAAATAGTCAAACTCCCTATTAAACCCTAACTTTTTCATTGAGTTATCAAAGGACGATTTTAGCAAACACTTATATGGAAGATGGCTATCTGGAACACCCATAACATCATAACAAAATAAAGACTCATCAATGGAACCATTCCAAATCGTGTCTACATCTACATATAAAATATCGCCTTCCAAAATATCTCGCAAAGTCGTTTTCAATTGTCGTGAACGAATCATTGCATTCATATCATCAGGCAAATCAACAATTTTATACTCATTGGCTAGATTTAGAATTTCTCCCCTTTTTTCTGTAAGATTACACGCAGTTCGATTATCAACAACCAATGAAACATATGCATTGGGCATCCGTTCTTTCAACGAAAGCAACGACACATGAGCCTGTTCCAAATAAAAATCGTGATTATCACTAACTAAAACGTACGCAATCTTCATATTGTCCAATATAACAACTTCTAGAGAACGAAATAATAAGTTATATTAGAACAAGCAACAAAATGGTATAAAAGTCAAAAGCATCTTGATTTTTTTATTGGAAAACAGACACCGCATGCAATACAATATCGTTTGTGGAATAGACAACAATTATGTAGAGCCTCTGGCCACAATGCTAAACTCACTGTTTTTGAACAACCGTGAAAAAGTCTTTTGTATCCACGTACTTTGCATAAACGTATCCCAAACGAATAAAGACGTTCTTCAATCCTGGGTTAAACGATTCCAAAACGAAATACTTTTCTACGACATTGACAATTCTAGTTTAAAAGATTGTCCAATTAGAAAAAACGACACAATATCAATAGCAACATACCTTCGATTGCTAATTCCTGAAACACTGCCTCAAAGCATAGATAAAGTTCTATACCTTGACGTAGACATCATGATTTGTTCAGACATTGAACCATTGTATGCTAAAAAAATTTCTGACAAAGCCCTTGCAGCAGTAGAAGATGCACCAAACAATAGTGTCATTCGCAAGCCAGGACATATCTATTTCAATGCAGGCATAATGTTGCTCAACCTCTCTTATTTTAGAGAAAAAAAAATCACCGCAAAAGCATTTTCATTCATTCGCGAAAACAAGGAAAAACTCCTTTTCCACGATCAGGACGTACTAAACGCAATACTAAACGAATCATTTTATGTACTAGACCCTGAATGGAATTTACAAGATGACAGTTTTCGCGATCACTACAAAAAAAACAAATCCATAAACATAATTCATTTCTCAGGAAAGATAAAACCATGGCACAAGGGATGTTTTCATCCATATAAAAAGAAATACAAGCAATGTATTCCACATATAAACCTATCTCCAAAAACAAATCCTAATGAAGCCCTGACACATTTACCAAGGTACCAAAGGTTTTTGTTTCTAGCGCACATGCCAGATTGTTTTATATTTATCACGGACACTATTATATCCAAGTTATGGAACCTTGTTTTTAGAGAGAAATAATGACTACAAAAAAAACATTCTGGTCTTCTCAAAGATGGCAATCTATAAAACAAGCATCCATCATAAGAGTTCTTTCTAGCATCTACTGGTTTCTCATCAAAATTAGAGACATCACATCGACAACGTGGCTTTGCCTTAAGGTCGCCATGTTATCAAAATTTTTCTCCGTGCAAAAAGAACCTTATCCTTTCGGAGAAGTGTACATTTCTTTAACAACCTATCCGGCTCGATTGGACGCCGTTTACTACACTTTGTGTTCAATTTTGGTACAAAAAAGAAAATGCAATAAAATCATCCTCACTCTTTTTAAGGGTGATTTTCCCAATGGAGAACAGGATCTACCAAAGAGAATTCTTCTTTTACAAAAAAAAGGATTGGAATTACTCTGGTGCGAAGACAACCTAAAATCGCATAAAAAATATTTTTATGCGATGCAAAAATATTCTAATGCAATAATAATAACCATAGATGACGATACAATCTACCCCTATAGCACCGTTGCCAATTTAGTTAACTCACACATCAGCCATCCTCATGCAATCATTAGTTTAGGCGTGAAGCAAATCGAAATTGAAAATGGGTTACCAACACCCTT is drawn from Fibrobacter sp. UWR4 and contains these coding sequences:
- a CDS encoding glycosyltransferase, producing MKIAYVLVSDNHDFYLEQAHVSLLSLKERMPNAYVSLVVDNRTACNLTEKRGEILNLANEYKIVDLPDDMNAMIRSRQLKTTLRDILEGDILYVDVDTIWNGSIDESLFCYDVMGVPDSHLPYKCLLKSSFDNSMKKLGFNREFDYFINGGVLFMKDTPKSHEFSKRWNSLWKECCSHGIFTDQQSLNQTNFEFDGLVKHLPHTYNAQISFSIKYFAEAVLIHYFACAQSFGPETNLLKKEEFWKSVKAGLAQEQIQAVVASPQNSWDVETVAMSSSYQREYLGSPIVGLILTMANSPKKMPRVLFSWLNKCVKIFVSVYNGMARH
- a CDS encoding glycosyltransferase family 8 protein — encoded protein: MQYNIVCGIDNNYVEPLATMLNSLFLNNREKVFCIHVLCINVSQTNKDVLQSWVKRFQNEILFYDIDNSSLKDCPIRKNDTISIATYLRLLIPETLPQSIDKVLYLDVDIMICSDIEPLYAKKISDKALAAVEDAPNNSVIRKPGHIYFNAGIMLLNLSYFREKKITAKAFSFIRENKEKLLFHDQDVLNAILNESFYVLDPEWNLQDDSFRDHYKKNKSINIIHFSGKIKPWHKGCFHPYKKKYKQCIPHINLSPKTNPNEALTHLPRYQRFLFLAHMPDCFIFITDTIISKLWNLVFREK